A genomic window from Streptomyces sp. WMMC940 includes:
- a CDS encoding MaoC family dehydratase: MQFGRTYEEFEVGAVYKHWPGKTVTEYDDHLFCLLTMNHHPLHMDTNYAEKTTDFGKNVVVGNYIYSLLLGMSVPDVSGKAIANLEIESLRHVAPTFHGDTIYGETTVLDKTPSRSKNDRGIVHVETKGYKQDGTLVCVFRRKVMVPTETYIKERGGEQPGRPELIEPPKKAEK, encoded by the coding sequence ATGCAGTTCGGACGCACGTACGAGGAGTTCGAGGTCGGGGCGGTCTACAAGCACTGGCCCGGGAAGACGGTCACGGAGTACGACGACCACCTCTTCTGTCTTCTGACGATGAACCACCACCCCCTCCACATGGACACGAACTATGCGGAGAAGACGACGGATTTCGGGAAGAACGTCGTCGTGGGCAACTACATCTACTCGCTGCTGCTCGGCATGTCCGTGCCGGACGTGTCGGGCAAGGCCATCGCCAACCTGGAGATCGAGTCGCTGCGGCACGTGGCGCCGACCTTCCACGGCGACACGATCTACGGCGAGACGACCGTCCTCGACAAGACCCCGTCCAGGTCGAAGAACGACCGCGGGATCGTCCACGTCGAGACCAAGGGCTACAAGCAGGACGGCACGCTCGTGTGCGTGTTCCGCCGCAAGGTGATGGTCCCCACCGAGACGTACATCAAGGAGCGCGGCGGCGAGCAGCCCGGCCGGCCGGAGCTGATCGAGCCCCCGAAGAAGGCGGAGAAGTAG
- a CDS encoding acyl-CoA dehydrogenase family protein, protein MARLAQTAGLTDVQQEILSTVRDFVDKEIIPVATELEHRDEYPQQIVDGLKELGLFGLMIPEEYGGLGESLLTYALCVEEIARGWMSVSGIINTHFIVAYMLKQHGTQEQKDHFLPRMAAGEVRGAFSMSEPGLGSDVSAITSKAVKDGDEYVLNGQKMWLTNGGTSTLVAVLVRSDEGHPEGTAPHKSMTTFLVEKEPGFGEVRPGLTIPGKIDKMGYKGVDTTELIMDGLRIPANRVLGGTTGRGFYQMMDGVEVGRVNVAARGCGVAQRAFELGVGYAQQRHTFGKPIAQHQAIQFKLAEMATKVEAAHAMMVNAARKKDSGERNDLEAGMAKYLASEYCKEVVEDAFRIHGGYGFSKEYEIERLYREAPMLLIGEGTAEIQKMIIGRRLLEEYRFQG, encoded by the coding sequence ATGGCCCGACTCGCCCAGACCGCCGGTCTGACCGACGTCCAGCAGGAGATCCTCTCGACGGTCCGCGACTTCGTCGACAAGGAGATCATCCCGGTCGCCACCGAGCTGGAGCACCGCGACGAGTACCCGCAGCAGATCGTCGACGGCCTCAAGGAGCTGGGGCTCTTCGGTCTGATGATCCCCGAGGAGTACGGGGGCCTGGGCGAGTCCCTGCTCACGTACGCGCTGTGCGTGGAGGAGATCGCCCGCGGCTGGATGTCCGTCTCGGGCATCATCAACACGCACTTCATCGTGGCGTACATGCTCAAGCAGCACGGCACCCAGGAGCAGAAGGACCACTTCCTGCCCCGGATGGCGGCCGGCGAGGTGCGGGGCGCGTTCTCCATGTCCGAGCCGGGGCTCGGCTCGGATGTGTCGGCCATCACGTCGAAGGCGGTGAAGGACGGCGACGAGTACGTCCTGAACGGCCAGAAGATGTGGCTGACGAACGGCGGAACGTCGACGCTCGTGGCCGTTCTGGTCCGGAGTGACGAAGGACACCCGGAGGGTACGGCCCCGCACAAGTCGATGACGACCTTCCTCGTCGAGAAGGAGCCCGGCTTCGGGGAGGTGCGGCCCGGCCTCACCATCCCCGGCAAGATCGACAAGATGGGCTACAAGGGCGTCGACACGACCGAGCTCATCATGGACGGACTGCGCATTCCGGCCAATCGCGTCCTCGGCGGCACCACCGGCCGGGGGTTTTACCAAATGATGGACGGAGTCGAGGTCGGCCGCGTCAATGTGGCGGCACGTGGCTGCGGCGTCGCTCAGCGTGCCTTCGAACTGGGTGTCGGGTACGCCCAGCAACGTCACACTTTCGGCAAGCCGATCGCCCAGCACCAGGCCATCCAGTTCAAGCTCGCGGAGATGGCTACCAAGGTCGAGGCGGCCCATGCGATGATGGTCAACGCAGCCCGCAAAAAGGACTCCGGGGAGCGAAACGACCTGGAGGCCGGGATGGCGAAGTACCTCGCCTCCGAGTACTGCAAGGAAGTCGTCGAGGACGCCTTCCGGATCCACGGCGGTTACGGCTTCTCCAAGGAGTACGAGATCGAGCGCCTCTACCGGGAGGCCCCGATGCTGCTGATCGGCGAGGGTACCGCCGAGATCCAGAAAATGATCATCGGGCGCCGACTGCTCGAGGAATACCGCTTCCAGGGCTGA
- a CDS encoding phosphatidylserine decarboxylase, with the protein MPHSQTSAPRGRVRLARGASPWLLPTVATAALSLARARRSRRAAAIAVPTTALAAGMLWFFRDPEREIAQGRVISPADGVVQSIMPWKDGRTRVAIFMSPLNVHVNRAPLAGTVTSVEHVPGGFVPAFNKESENNERVVWHFDTELGDIEMIQIAGAVARRIVPYVPQGTKVEQGERIGLIRFGSRVDIYLPEGVEAGVEVGQVTTAGVTRIDRD; encoded by the coding sequence ATGCCCCACAGCCAAACCTCTGCACCTCGCGGCCGCGTCCGCCTCGCGCGCGGAGCATCGCCGTGGCTCCTCCCGACCGTCGCGACCGCGGCACTCAGCCTGGCGCGTGCGCGCCGGTCGAGGCGTGCCGCGGCCATCGCCGTGCCCACCACCGCACTCGCGGCGGGCATGCTGTGGTTCTTCCGCGACCCCGAGCGTGAGATCGCCCAGGGACGGGTCATCTCCCCGGCCGACGGCGTGGTGCAGAGCATCATGCCGTGGAAGGACGGGCGCACCCGTGTCGCCATCTTCATGAGCCCGCTGAACGTCCACGTCAACCGTGCCCCGCTCGCCGGCACGGTCACCTCCGTCGAGCACGTGCCCGGCGGTTTCGTTCCGGCGTTCAACAAGGAGAGCGAGAACAACGAGCGCGTCGTCTGGCACTTCGACACCGAACTCGGTGACATCGAGATGATCCAGATCGCCGGCGCCGTGGCGCGCCGCATCGTTCCTTACGTCCCGCAGGGCACCAAGGTCGAGCAGGGTGAGCGCATCGGCCTCATCCGCTTCGGCTCGCGCGTCGACATCTACCTCCCGGAGGGTGTCGAGGCCGGGGTCGAAGTCGGTCAGGTCACGACCGCGGGGGTGACTCGCATTGACCGTGATTGA
- the pssA gene encoding CDP-diacylglycerol--serine O-phosphatidyltransferase has protein sequence MTVIDPDTQAGWVDGTEPGSGTADDAEEMPLSLRLSIADTLTLGNATCGFMAVYFTTTGILIPHLVGSGESGMARHSAATAVILMLCAAVFDLFDGLVARKLRSSPMGAELDNLSDLISFGLAPAYFVLVYGMVADDAHQKVSAVAAIVVLLAVVLRLARFSCVTMKDGMFQGMPSPFGALTVVSIVLLELPFIPTLLAIIGAAWLMVSRVEYPKPRGKLAVAMLSWIVGAMGLLAAWAFDAPGGQLLLQTGCALQIVLAATIPLFATARRVNTFRDNRREARASAQLP, from the coding sequence TTGACCGTGATTGATCCCGACACACAGGCGGGCTGGGTCGACGGGACCGAGCCCGGCTCGGGGACGGCGGACGACGCGGAGGAGATGCCCCTCTCGCTGCGGCTGTCGATAGCCGACACCCTCACTCTCGGTAACGCCACGTGCGGTTTCATGGCGGTGTACTTCACCACCACCGGAATCCTGATCCCGCACCTCGTCGGCAGCGGCGAGAGCGGCATGGCGCGGCACTCCGCCGCGACCGCGGTGATCCTCATGCTGTGCGCCGCCGTCTTCGACCTGTTCGACGGTCTCGTGGCGCGCAAGCTGCGCAGCAGCCCCATGGGCGCCGAGCTGGACAACCTCTCGGACCTGATCAGCTTCGGACTGGCCCCGGCGTACTTCGTCCTTGTCTACGGCATGGTCGCCGACGACGCCCACCAGAAGGTCTCGGCGGTGGCCGCGATCGTGGTGCTGCTGGCGGTCGTGCTGCGTCTGGCCAGATTCTCGTGCGTGACGATGAAGGACGGCATGTTCCAGGGCATGCCGAGCCCCTTCGGCGCGCTGACGGTCGTGTCGATCGTGCTGCTCGAGCTGCCGTTCATCCCGACGCTGCTCGCGATCATCGGCGCGGCCTGGCTGATGGTGAGCCGGGTCGAGTACCCGAAGCCGCGGGGCAAGCTGGCGGTCGCGATGCTCAGCTGGATCGTGGGGGCGATGGGCCTGCTCGCGGCGTGGGCGTTCGACGCGCCGGGAGGCCAGCTGCTGCTGCAGACCGGCTGTGCGCTGCAGATCGTGCTGGCGGCGACGATCCCGCTGTTCGCGACGGCACGGCGGGTGAACACCTTCCGGGACAACCGGCGCGAGGCGCGGGCCTCGGCACAGCTTCCGTAG
- a CDS encoding ATP-binding protein: protein MSTISTTTAGHGDRRATEQFGPKPLPENPRATPRDPVLEGLPPLGGFAACGLDGGPRNPCQARRFVAHTLHCWELPALVGDMSLVVSELVTNAVRHALVAEPQETTPEYPLWLGLVRHPGHVVCSVADPSSEPPRQRDADASDVDGRGLELIGALSESWSWSLTEPRGKTVWASLALPGRG, encoded by the coding sequence GTGTCAACCATCTCCACCACGACGGCCGGGCACGGTGATCGGCGCGCAACAGAGCAGTTCGGCCCGAAACCGCTGCCCGAGAACCCTCGTGCCACACCCCGGGACCCCGTCCTGGAGGGGCTCCCGCCACTCGGCGGGTTCGCCGCCTGCGGGCTGGACGGCGGCCCGCGGAATCCGTGCCAGGCCCGGCGGTTCGTCGCCCACACCCTGCACTGCTGGGAACTGCCCGCCCTCGTGGGGGACATGTCGCTGGTCGTCAGCGAATTGGTGACCAACGCCGTCCGGCACGCGCTCGTCGCCGAACCGCAGGAGACGACGCCGGAGTACCCGTTGTGGCTGGGGCTCGTCCGCCACCCGGGACACGTCGTCTGCTCCGTCGCGGACCCGAGCTCGGAACCGCCCAGGCAGCGCGACGCCGATGCCTCGGACGTCGACGGTCGCGGTCTCGAACTCATCGGCGCGCTGAGCGAGAGCTGGTCCTGGTCCCTCACCGAACCCAGGGGCAAGACGGTGTGGGCGAGCCTGGCCCTGCCCGGCAGGGGCTGA
- a CDS encoding DUF397 domain-containing protein, producing the protein MEFINGMPAGELSPVVWIKSSHSNATGNCVELAALPDGQVAVRNSRDPQGPALVYTRDEVEAFVAGARGGEFDDVIG; encoded by the coding sequence ATGGAGTTCATCAATGGCATGCCGGCGGGGGAGCTGAGCCCGGTGGTGTGGATCAAGAGCAGCCACAGCAATGCCACCGGCAACTGCGTGGAGCTGGCAGCACTCCCCGACGGACAGGTCGCCGTGCGCAACTCCCGGGATCCGCAGGGGCCCGCCCTCGTCTACACGCGGGACGAGGTGGAGGCCTTCGTCGCAGGAGCGCGCGGCGGTGAATTCGATGACGTGATTGGCTGA
- a CDS encoding helix-turn-helix domain-containing protein — MAAVEPSPSLFAGPLGAVESNPTALKVILGGKLRELRTAAGLDPSAVDVRLGFSRSKTSRIELGRHGCKPADAVALLELYGVSGEESVAEFLRLVEQSRRSDWWRSYSDVLSDFFAPLVALEGAAATIRTYEPFYVPGLLQTSAYARAVVESGPARLYAHDVDRRVELRQERQRQLDQPDAPRLWAVIDESVLMRTVGGPKVMRAQLEHLIAMMREPRITLQIAPLDVTASVGVGTGVTYLRFALNDLKDAVYIEHLTDSTFSQKPQVVEQYRDMLDRLGACALTPRNSLALIEERLSRL; from the coding sequence ATGGCTGCAGTAGAACCGAGCCCGTCGTTGTTCGCCGGGCCACTGGGAGCGGTCGAGAGCAACCCGACCGCCCTGAAGGTGATCCTGGGTGGCAAGCTGCGCGAACTGCGCACGGCCGCCGGGCTCGACCCCTCCGCCGTCGACGTCCGCCTCGGCTTCTCCCGTTCCAAGACCAGCCGCATCGAGCTGGGCCGGCACGGCTGCAAGCCGGCCGACGCCGTCGCCCTGCTGGAGCTCTACGGGGTGAGCGGGGAGGAGAGCGTCGCCGAGTTCCTGCGACTCGTGGAGCAGTCACGGCGCAGCGACTGGTGGCGCAGCTACAGCGACGTGCTGTCGGACTTCTTCGCCCCGCTGGTCGCCCTGGAGGGCGCTGCGGCCACCATCCGCACGTACGAACCCTTCTACGTGCCCGGCTTGTTGCAGACCTCCGCGTACGCTCGCGCGGTCGTCGAGTCCGGGCCCGCGCGGCTCTACGCCCACGACGTCGACCGGCGGGTCGAACTGCGGCAGGAACGGCAGCGCCAGCTCGACCAGCCGGACGCGCCCCGGCTGTGGGCGGTGATCGACGAGTCCGTGCTGATGCGCACGGTCGGCGGGCCGAAGGTGATGCGCGCGCAGCTCGAGCACCTGATCGCGATGATGCGGGAGCCCCGGATCACGTTGCAGATCGCCCCGCTGGACGTGACGGCCTCGGTCGGGGTCGGCACGGGAGTGACCTATCTGCGCTTCGCGCTGAACGACCTCAAGGACGCCGTCTACATCGAGCACCTGACCGACAGCACGTTCAGTCAGAAGCCCCAGGTCGTGGAGCAGTACCGGGACATGCTTGACCGGCTCGGCGCCTGCGCGCTCACCCCGAGGAACTCGCTGGCCCTCATCGAGGAGCGGCTGTCCCGTCTGTAG
- a CDS encoding SAM-dependent methyltransferase — protein MQNESWSPDAIDTKVPSVARMYDFFLGGDDNYQSDRDACEQLLKQVPSTKVLAVNNRRFLQRVVRTLAEDYGIRQFVDHGSGLPTQNNVHQVAQAVDPESRVVYVDNDPIVLAHGRALLEENDRTAVIQADMRDTDGIFGHEETTRLIDFGKPVAALFVSVMHCIPDEDDPAALVRRVAERLVPGSFLVVCQLVSDRPEIRRFVTDFMAEATGGHWGRVREEHEVTEYFDGLQILEPGLVEVSTWRPDTELAPVQQTDEWIEWGGVGRLV, from the coding sequence ATGCAGAACGAGTCGTGGAGCCCGGACGCCATCGACACCAAGGTGCCCAGTGTGGCGCGTATGTACGACTTCTTCCTGGGGGGCGACGACAACTACCAGTCCGACCGCGACGCCTGCGAGCAGCTGCTGAAGCAGGTGCCCAGCACCAAGGTGCTCGCCGTCAACAACCGCCGCTTCCTGCAGCGCGTCGTCCGTACCCTCGCCGAGGACTACGGCATACGGCAGTTCGTCGACCACGGCTCCGGTCTGCCGACCCAGAACAACGTCCACCAGGTCGCCCAGGCCGTCGACCCGGAGTCAAGGGTGGTGTACGTCGACAACGACCCGATCGTGCTGGCCCATGGCCGGGCGCTGCTGGAGGAGAACGACCGCACCGCGGTCATCCAGGCCGACATGAGGGACACCGACGGCATCTTCGGCCACGAGGAGACCACCCGGCTGATCGACTTCGGCAAGCCGGTCGCCGCCCTGTTCGTGTCGGTGATGCACTGCATACCGGACGAGGACGACCCGGCGGCTCTCGTCCGCCGCGTCGCCGAACGCCTCGTGCCCGGAAGCTTTCTGGTGGTCTGTCAGCTCGTCAGCGACCGCCCCGAGATCCGGAGGTTCGTCACGGACTTCATGGCCGAGGCCACCGGCGGGCACTGGGGCCGCGTCCGGGAGGAGCACGAGGTGACGGAGTACTTCGACGGGCTCCAGATCCTGGAGCCGGGTCTGGTCGAGGTCTCGACCTGGCGGCCGGACACCGAACTCGCCCCGGTGCAGCAGACCGACGAGTGGATCGAGTGGGGCGGCGTCGGCCGATTGGTCTGA
- a CDS encoding glycerate kinase → MVADGAVTAARVLVAADKFKGSLTAVQVAERVTAGLRRVVPDLAVETLPVADGGDGTVAAAVAAGFERRQVEVTGPLGEPVTAAYALRGTTAVVEMAEASGLQHLPDGVFAPLTATTYGSGELLRAALDAGARTIVFGVGGSATTDGGAGMLAALGARFLDTDGEPVGPGGGALIDVSTADLSGLDARFEDVELVLASDVDNPLTGPKGAPAVFGPQKGASPEDVAVLDAALAHYASLLGPGQAERPGAGAAGGIGYGALVALGAGFRPGIEVMLDILGFADALSRATLVVTGEGSLDEQTLHGKAPAGVAAAARAKGIDVVAVCGRLALERDALAGAGIRRAYALLELEPDPAACMAQAGPLLERVAESVARDFLS, encoded by the coding sequence ATGGTGGCGGACGGAGCAGTTACTGCCGCACGGGTGCTCGTGGCGGCGGACAAGTTCAAGGGCTCGCTCACGGCCGTGCAGGTCGCGGAGCGGGTGACCGCCGGACTCCGGCGCGTCGTCCCGGACCTCGCGGTGGAGACCCTGCCGGTCGCCGACGGCGGCGACGGTACGGTGGCCGCGGCCGTGGCGGCCGGGTTCGAACGCCGTCAGGTCGAGGTGACCGGCCCGCTCGGCGAGCCCGTGACGGCGGCGTACGCCCTGCGCGGCACCACCGCGGTGGTGGAGATGGCCGAGGCGTCCGGACTCCAGCACCTGCCCGACGGCGTCTTCGCGCCGCTCACGGCGACCACGTACGGCTCCGGCGAGCTGCTGCGCGCGGCCCTCGACGCGGGCGCGCGGACGATCGTCTTCGGCGTCGGCGGCAGCGCCACCACCGACGGCGGTGCGGGGATGCTGGCCGCGCTCGGCGCGCGTTTCCTGGACACGGACGGCGAGCCCGTCGGCCCCGGCGGGGGTGCGCTGATCGACGTGTCGACCGCGGACCTGTCCGGGCTGGACGCCCGCTTCGAGGACGTGGAGCTGGTTCTCGCCAGCGATGTCGACAACCCGCTGACCGGTCCCAAGGGGGCGCCCGCCGTCTTCGGCCCGCAGAAGGGCGCGTCGCCCGAGGACGTCGCCGTCCTGGACGCGGCACTCGCCCACTACGCGTCGCTCCTGGGCCCCGGGCAGGCCGAACGGCCCGGCGCCGGCGCGGCCGGCGGCATCGGCTACGGCGCGCTGGTCGCCCTGGGGGCGGGCTTCCGGCCGGGTATCGAGGTGATGCTCGACATCCTCGGATTCGCCGACGCGCTGTCCCGGGCGACCCTGGTCGTCACCGGCGAGGGCTCCCTCGACGAGCAGACCCTTCACGGCAAGGCCCCGGCCGGCGTCGCCGCGGCCGCCCGCGCGAAGGGCATCGACGTCGTCGCGGTCTGCGGCCGGCTCGCGCTCGAACGGGACGCGCTCGCCGGCGCGGGCATCCGACGTGCCTACGCGCTCCTGGAGCTGGAGCCCGATCCTGCGGCCTGCATGGCCCAGGCCGGTCCGCTGCTGGAGCGGGTCGCGGAGTCGGTCGCGAGGGACTTCCTCTCCTGA
- a CDS encoding ADP-ribosylglycohydrolase family protein gives MTHPATPQGPTTADRILGGWLGRIAGNMLGKPVERGDYWTRDRIDRYLRAAGALPLTDYLPEPPPGTASDFELRPDWRACVRGRIHGSCRDDDVDYAILGLHLLETHGFAFTTEQVGELWLLRLPFLQTFTAERAAYRNLTAGLKPPLTATYDNPYQEWIGALIRADVFGWTSPGDPVRAASLARRDAVLSHTGNGVYGAMWAAALIAAAFTAADAREAIGKALARIPAGSRFSRAVRRTTALYDAGVPWAAALDELDRETGRLGWIHAVPNAGVITAGLLYGEGDFTSTIALTVRGGLDTDSNGATAGSVAGVLCGAAGIPPQWTRPLEDRVRSAVFGFDGTRIGELAARTARLAAA, from the coding sequence ATGACGCATCCAGCCACGCCCCAGGGCCCGACGACCGCCGACCGGATCCTCGGCGGCTGGCTGGGCCGGATCGCGGGCAACATGCTCGGCAAGCCCGTCGAGCGCGGCGACTACTGGACGCGTGACCGGATCGACCGCTATCTGCGGGCCGCCGGCGCGCTGCCGCTCACGGACTACCTCCCCGAACCGCCCCCCGGCACGGCCTCCGACTTCGAATTGCGCCCCGACTGGCGCGCGTGCGTGCGCGGCCGGATCCACGGCAGCTGCCGGGACGACGACGTGGACTACGCGATCCTCGGACTGCATCTGCTGGAGACCCACGGTTTCGCGTTCACGACCGAGCAGGTCGGCGAACTGTGGCTGCTGCGCCTGCCGTTCCTGCAGACCTTCACGGCCGAGCGGGCCGCGTACCGCAATCTCACCGCCGGGCTGAAGCCGCCGCTGACGGCCACGTACGACAACCCGTACCAGGAGTGGATCGGCGCGCTGATCCGCGCCGACGTCTTCGGCTGGACGAGCCCCGGCGACCCGGTGCGGGCCGCGTCGCTCGCCCGCCGGGACGCGGTGCTGTCGCACACCGGCAACGGGGTGTACGGGGCGATGTGGGCCGCCGCGCTGATCGCCGCGGCGTTCACGGCCGCCGATGCCCGGGAGGCGATCGGGAAGGCCCTCGCAAGGATCCCGGCGGGCAGCAGGTTCTCCCGGGCCGTCCGCCGTACGACGGCGCTGTACGACGCCGGCGTGCCCTGGGCCGCCGCACTCGACGAACTCGACAGGGAGACCGGCCGCCTCGGCTGGATCCACGCCGTCCCGAACGCCGGTGTCATCACGGCCGGACTGCTGTACGGCGAGGGGGATTTCACCTCCACCATCGCGCTGACCGTGCGCGGCGGACTGGACACCGACTCCAACGGGGCGACGGCGGGCTCGGTGGCCGGGGTGCTGTGCGGTGCCGCCGGCATTCCGCCGCAGTGGACCCGGCCGCTGGAGGACCGTGTGCGCAGCGCCGTGTTCGGCTTCGACGGCACACGAATCGGTGAACTCGCGGCCCGAACCGCTCGTTTGGCCGCAGCCTGA
- a CDS encoding CU044_2847 family protein, giving the protein MDVALTDGSQVRMELSGAGEALAVPPGPAGPGDLPEGFGTVVPVARGGGEGRAAARATEALRTALRPMGPLLDEIHSAVAGAGNPPSEITVAFGVEIGQDLKLGIVGANGKATMTVSATWQPGERQN; this is encoded by the coding sequence ATGGATGTTGCACTGACTGATGGTTCGCAGGTGCGGATGGAGCTGTCCGGGGCCGGTGAGGCACTGGCCGTGCCCCCGGGGCCCGCCGGACCCGGCGATCTCCCGGAGGGTTTCGGCACCGTGGTTCCCGTGGCCCGCGGCGGCGGGGAGGGACGGGCCGCGGCCCGTGCGACCGAGGCGCTGCGGACGGCGCTGCGCCCCATGGGCCCGCTGCTGGACGAGATCCACTCCGCGGTGGCGGGGGCCGGCAACCCCCCGTCCGAGATCACGGTCGCGTTCGGGGTGGAAATCGGCCAGGACCTCAAGCTGGGCATCGTCGGGGCGAACGGCAAGGCCACCATGACCGTGTCGGCGACCTGGCAGCCCGGGGAGCGGCAGAACTGA
- a CDS encoding VMAP-C domain-containing protein translates to MGWFTRPSAPATRLSVLYADGRTAAGGAALLSPHRVLTCAHVVNDALGRDLYESGPPEAAELTVALHGSGDRGPGPQHRAARVSVWVPPRPAASTTVWRGDLAVLELTEPAPPGPRPVVWRDMAEGQELRAWHGGGAAITFADTRVKLQEDAVGYLDGELSGGAIGPGFSGGPLWSLSDETVVGLVVAHVLPERGRPLGAQDPVRRSWAVPWRTVREELRRAGAAEVLEDCAVHRRAGRDDPVPGALAAELWRLLGDPALRAQHARTLAAALGYEPPAGDSAPSVEELTAVLAAEERALATLSESLAAAAAPGTGRDSLDRLLIAGQLAGARLLSVDEHRLLVAELADLVAADATLLPRAAREALRYTPLPEPLAAPRLSADDIGPVVTDLESYRDGGALPDGTAPVPALLKLVEYAAAGASARSSRALTAWSDRVAGRLGVHRAALSQRRGDAAAWAAHRPSPVVRLVAELRGAPADDEGRFRCEVWEVRGDGTAARLVAADRPRSPTEIGRLIRESAERAADGGPPVEQIDVVVGRDGLELDVDEWDAGSPLDFLRGVPLGVTYRVAMRCPEVSARAPRREAELRRRWESGRAGPLVVDERTSSPERVYALLASTHRDTAQVVVHGPPGDRERLVQLCLAVGVPVVLWDRQAEGHQHAHRLDAVTPAGPLHQLPERVRHFRAERYGAPSPGGARPSLVWEDTELPLPGGLELLDPAEGADIR, encoded by the coding sequence ATGGGCTGGTTCACACGGCCGTCCGCCCCGGCCACCCGCCTCTCGGTGCTGTACGCCGACGGGCGCACGGCCGCGGGCGGAGCGGCGCTGCTGTCCCCGCACCGGGTGCTGACCTGCGCCCATGTGGTGAACGACGCGCTCGGGCGGGACCTTTACGAGAGCGGGCCGCCCGAGGCGGCCGAACTGACCGTCGCCCTGCACGGCTCGGGGGACCGCGGGCCCGGCCCCCAGCACCGGGCGGCCAGGGTCTCGGTGTGGGTGCCGCCCCGGCCCGCCGCGTCCACGACGGTGTGGCGGGGAGACCTCGCGGTCCTCGAACTGACCGAGCCGGCCCCGCCGGGGCCGCGTCCGGTGGTCTGGCGCGACATGGCCGAGGGCCAGGAGCTGCGTGCCTGGCACGGCGGCGGGGCCGCGATCACCTTCGCGGACACCCGGGTCAAGCTTCAGGAGGACGCCGTCGGCTATCTCGACGGCGAGCTGTCCGGCGGGGCGATCGGCCCCGGGTTCAGCGGCGGTCCGCTGTGGTCGCTGTCCGACGAGACCGTGGTCGGACTGGTCGTGGCGCACGTGCTGCCGGAACGTGGGCGTCCGCTGGGCGCCCAGGACCCGGTGCGGCGCAGCTGGGCGGTGCCGTGGCGGACGGTGCGGGAGGAACTGCGGCGGGCGGGCGCGGCGGAGGTGCTGGAGGACTGCGCGGTGCACCGCCGGGCGGGCCGTGACGACCCCGTACCGGGCGCGCTGGCCGCCGAACTGTGGCGGCTCCTGGGCGATCCGGCACTCCGGGCCCAGCACGCGCGGACGCTCGCGGCGGCACTGGGGTACGAGCCCCCGGCCGGAGACTCCGCCCCGTCCGTGGAGGAGCTGACGGCGGTGCTGGCGGCCGAGGAGCGGGCGCTGGCGACACTCAGCGAGTCGCTCGCGGCCGCGGCCGCGCCGGGGACGGGCCGCGACAGCCTGGACCGGCTGCTGATCGCCGGCCAGCTGGCCGGGGCACGGCTGCTGTCGGTGGACGAACACCGACTGCTCGTAGCCGAGTTGGCGGACCTCGTGGCCGCCGACGCGACGCTGCTGCCGCGCGCCGCGCGGGAGGCCCTGCGCTACACGCCGCTGCCCGAGCCGCTGGCCGCGCCCCGGCTCTCCGCGGACGACATCGGCCCGGTCGTGACCGACCTCGAGTCCTATCGCGACGGGGGCGCCCTCCCGGACGGCACCGCGCCGGTCCCGGCCCTGCTGAAGCTGGTCGAGTACGCGGCGGCGGGTGCGTCCGCCAGGTCCTCCCGGGCGCTGACCGCGTGGTCGGACCGGGTCGCCGGGCGGCTCGGCGTGCACCGGGCCGCGCTCTCGCAGCGCCGGGGCGACGCCGCGGCCTGGGCCGCGCACCGCCCCTCCCCCGTCGTGCGACTCGTGGCGGAACTCAGGGGTGCGCCGGCCGACGACGAGGGACGGTTCCGGTGCGAGGTGTGGGAGGTGCGGGGCGACGGCACGGCCGCCCGGCTCGTCGCGGCGGACCGGCCCCGGAGTCCCACGGAGATCGGCCGGCTGATCCGCGAGTCCGCGGAACGCGCGGCGGACGGCGGCCCTCCCGTGGAGCAGATCGACGTCGTCGTCGGCCGGGACGGCCTCGAACTCGACGTGGACGAGTGGGACGCGGGCAGCCCGCTCGACTTCCTGCGGGGGGTGCCGCTGGGTGTGACGTACCGGGTCGCCATGCGGTGCCCCGAGGTGAGCGCCCGCGCCCCGCGGCGCGAGGCCGAACTGCGGCGGCGCTGGGAGAGCGGGCGCGCCGGTCCGCTGGTCGTGGACGAGCGGACCTCCTCTCCCGAGCGGGTGTACGCGCTGCTCGCCAGCACCCACCGGGACACCGCCCAGGTCGTGGTGCACGGCCCGCCCGGGGACCGCGAACGGCTGGTGCAGCTGTGCCTGGCCGTGGGCGTGCCCGTGGTGCTGTGGGACCGGCAGGCGGAGGGGCACCAGCACGCCCACCGCCTCGACGCGGTCACGCCCGCCGGTCCGCTGCACCAGCTCCCCGAACGCGTACGGCACTTCCGGGCGGAGCGCTACGGCGCCCCGTCCCCCGGCGGCGCACGTCCTTCGCTGGTGTGGGAGGACACCGAACTCCCGCTTCCCGGCGGGCTCGAACTGCTGGACCCCGCGGAAGGAGCGGACATCCGATGA